CCAGCTATAGTTGTCGTATTCCTGTTCTCCTTTGTATGGAACTGGAACGATAGCTATTCCCCGATGATGTTCTTGTTTAAACTGCAGGATGTTCCACTTTCTGTGGCGTTGGTTAAGGCAACGGCAGCTGCAACAACGGAGGATGGGCAGATATTCGCACAGTCGATTGAAATGGCGAAGTCATTTCTATCGGTGATGCCGCCGCTTGTCCTGTATATCTTTACGCAGCGCTGGTTCGTAGAAGGGGTAGAACGGACAGGACTTGTAGAATAGCAATAACATAAAGGGGGAGCAGAAGCGTATGAAGATTCAAGAAGTAGAACGTTGGGGGACGTTTGAGATCGTAATGACCGGACCTTCGACAGGCAATCCATTTCAGGAGGTTGCTCTTTCGGCCGTATTTGAGTATCACAATGATCGGATTGAAGTAGATGGATTCTATGATGGAGCTGGCGTTTATCGTATTCGGTTTATGCCAGATCGCGAGGGCGCATGGCGGTTCATTACGAAGAGCGTTACGCCTGAGCTAGACGATATGGTAGGAAGCTTCGTATGTACGCCCCCATCGCCAGGTAATCACGGACCTGTAAGAGTTAAAGATGGATACCTGTTCGCTTACGAGGATGGAACTCCTTACTTACCATTCGGTACAACTTGCTATCACTGGACGCATAAAGGGGATAGAGCACACGAGCAGTTAACCTTAGAGGAGCTTGATAAATCTCCATTTAATAAGGTTCGAATGTGTCTGCTGCCAACGAAAGACATGCGTCCAGATCAGGTTGTGTACGAGGGTACGTGTCCGGAGGATGTGGACCTCACTCGCTTTAATACAGATTTCTTTGCTCATGTAGAGCAGTGCCTAAGCGATTTAATGAAGCTGGGTATTGAAGCCGACCTCATTCTATTCCACCCTTACGACAAACAAGGGGGATGGGGCTTTAATGGCTTGACACGTGAACAAGATTTATTCTACTTACGCTATATTATCGCCCGTTTCTCGGCGTTCCGTAATGTATGGTGGTCGTTATCGAACGAGTATGACTTTAATACGATGAAGACGGTGGAGGACTGGGATCGACTATTGCAATTTGTACAGCGAAAAGATGCATACCAGCATCTTAGTTCCATTCATAACGGTACCAAAATGTATGAGCATACATCCGAATTTGATGCCACGAAGTCATGGCTTACACATCAGAGCATTCAGCATTGGGATGCTGAGGCAACTACAGCATTAAGAGCAGCGGCGCGAAAACCAGTCGTTATCGATGAAATCTCTTATGAGGGGAATGTCGCAAAGCGTTGGGGAAACATCACGGGTCTTGAACTGATGGATCGTTATTGGACTGGACTGACGAG
This window of the Paenibacillus sp. FSL R10-2734 genome carries:
- a CDS encoding DUF5060 domain-containing protein, yielding MKIQEVERWGTFEIVMTGPSTGNPFQEVALSAVFEYHNDRIEVDGFYDGAGVYRIRFMPDREGAWRFITKSVTPELDDMVGSFVCTPPSPGNHGPVRVKDGYLFAYEDGTPYLPFGTTCYHWTHKGDRAHEQLTLEELDKSPFNKVRMCLLPTKDMRPDQVVYEGTCPEDVDLTRFNTDFFAHVEQCLSDLMKLGIEADLILFHPYDKQGGWGFNGLTREQDLFYLRYIIARFSAFRNVWWSLSNEYDFNTMKTVEDWDRLLQFVQRKDAYQHLSSIHNGTKMYEHTSEFDATKSWLTHQSIQHWDAEATTALRAAARKPVVIDEISYEGNVAKRWGNITGLELMDRYWTGLTRGGFIAHGECFVNKPTGAWISGGGRLYGESPERIRFLRKLMEEGPADWMAAREEGSYALLYLGKYRYSSYKLPMSADRQYQIELIDIWNMSVYSLDGTYAGQSDVTLPAEPYTALRVVAV